From a single Brassica rapa cultivar Chiifu-401-42 chromosome A01, CAAS_Brap_v3.01, whole genome shotgun sequence genomic region:
- the LOC103849039 gene encoding polygalacturonase has translation MGAYFGVSTIFILCLLGFSANAEVFSIGSSSGSDITQALLKAFTSACQSPSPSKVVIPKGEFKLGEIEMRGPCKAPVEITLQGTVKADGNAIQGKEKWVVFGNINGFKLNGGGAFDGEGNAAWRVNNCHKTFNCKKLPISIRFDFVENAEIKDISSIDAKNFHINVLGAKNMTMSNIKITAPEDSPNTDGIHLGRSDGVKILDSFISTGDDCISVGDGTSNLHVEKVTCGPGHGISVGSLGRYGKEQDVSGIRVVNCTLQETDNGLRIKTWPSAACSTTASDIHFEDIIVKNVTNPILIDQEYCPWNQCNKKKASTIKLVNISFKNVRGTSGNKDAVKLLCSKGYPCQNVEIGDIDIKYSGEDGPATFQCSNVSPKLLGAQSPEACSSPLTKLPGQ, from the exons atgGGTGCATATTTTGGAGTttctacaatatttattttatgtttgctGGGATTTTCAGCCAATGCTGAGGTATTCAGCATTGGTTCCTCTTCAGGTTCTGATATTACTCAG GCACTTCTGAAAGCATTCACATCGGCATGCCAATCTCCGTCACCGAGCAAAGTGGTGATTCCAAAAGGAGAGTTCAAGCTTGGTGAGATCGAGATGAGGGGTCCATGCAAAGCTCCAGTCGAGATCACCCTTCAAGGCACTGTCAAAGCTGACGGTAACGCGATCCAGGGGAAGGAAAAATGGGTTGTCTTCGGCAACATTAATGGATTTAAGTTGAACGGAGGTGGAGCTTTCGACGGTGAAGGTAACGCGGCTTGGAGAGTCAATAACTGTCACAAGACATTCAACTGCAAGAAACTTCCCATC AGTATAAGGTTTGATTTCGTGGAGAACGCTGAGATCAAAGACATATCATCCATAGATGCCAAGAACTTCCACATCAACGTGCTGGGAGCCAAGAACATGACCATGAGTAACATCAAGATCACCGCTCCAGAAGACAGTCCCAACACTGACGGCATCCATTTGGGAAGAAGTGACGGAGTCAAGATCCTTGACTCATTCATCTCCACCGGAGACGACTGCATCTCCGTTGGAGATGGGACGAGTAACCTTCACGTGGAGAAAGTCACGTGCGGTCCAGGACATGGAATCAGTGTCGGAAGCCTTGGAAGGTACGGCAAAGAGCAAGATGTTAGCGGCATTAGGGTCGTGAACTGCACTCTCCAAGAGACTGACAACGGACTGAGGATCAAGACATGGCCTTCTGCAGCTTGCTCCACCACTGCCTCTGATATTCATTTCGAGGATATCATTGTCAAGAACGTTACCAACCCAATCCTCATCGACCAAGAGTACTGCCCTTGGAACCAATGCAACAAGAAG AAAGCATCAACGATTAAGCTTGTGAATATAAGCTTCAAGAATGTCAGAGGAACATCAGGAAACAAAGATGCAGTGAAGCTACTGTGCAGCAAGGGATATCCATGCCAGAACGTCGAGATTGGAGACATTGACATTAAGTACAGCGGAGAGGATGGTCCAGCGACTTTCCAGTGCTCAAACGTAAGTCCCAAACTCTTGGGAGCTCAGAGCCCTGAAGCTTGCAGCAGTCCCCTGACCAAACTACCCGGCCAATAA
- the LOC103849048 gene encoding heterogeneous nuclear ribonucleoprotein 1 isoform X2 yields MQSDNGKLFIGGISWDTNEERLKEYFSSFGEVIEAVILKDRTTGRARGFGFVVFADPAVAEIVITEKHSIDGRLVEAKKAVPRDDQNTVRSNSSSIQGSPGGPGARTRKIFVGGLPSSVTESDFKTYFEQFGTPTDVVVMYDHNTQRPRGFGFITYDSEEAVEKVLLKTFHELNGKMVEVKRAVPKELSPSPARSPLGAGYSYGVSRVNNLLNGYAQGFSPGAVGGYGLRMDGRFSPVGAGRTGFANFGSGYGMNVNFEQGLPTGFTGGNSFNGNVDYGRGMSPYYIGNTNRFGPGGGYEGGNGGGGGGNSSFFSSVTRNLWGNNGGLNSNSNTYMGGTTSGNNTLSGPFGNSWGAPGGGGGSNGVSNESMKFGYGGNGESGFGLGTRNIGPSKAAPSSSFSSASVANNTGYDGAGLAEFYGNGAVYSDPTWRSSAPETEGPGSFSYGIGGGGGGGGPSSDVSARSSSPGYVGSYKRQSNRGIAT; encoded by the exons atgcaatCCGACAATGGGAAGCTGTTCATCGGCGGGATATCGTGGGACACCAATGAGGAACGTCTCAAGGAGTATTTCAGCAGCTTTGGGGAAGTGATCGAAGCTGTGATCTTGAAAGACCGTACCACGGGCCGTGCACGTGGCTTCGGCTTTGTAGTCTTTGCTGATCCAGCTGTTGCAGAGATTGTTATAACCGAAAAACATAGTATTGATGGGAGACTG GTGGAAGCGAAGAAGGCTGTTCCTAGAGATGACCAGAACACAGTTAGGAGCAACAGCAGCAGCATCCAAGGATCACCAGGCGGTCCAGGAGCTCGAACAAGGAAGATATTCGTCGGAGGATTACCTTCTTCCGTCACAGAAAGCGATTTCAAGACCTATTTTGAGCAGTTCGGGACACCTACCGACGTGGTTGTTATGTACGACCACAACACACAAAGGCCTAGAGGGTTTGGATTCATAACTTATGACTCCGAGGAGGCCGTTGAGAAAGTACTGCTCAAGACGTTCCATGAGCTTAACGGTAAAATGGTTGAGGTGAAGCGAGCTGTTCCGAAGGAGTTGTCTCCTAGTCCAGCTCGTAGCCCTCTCGGTGCTGGTTACAGCTATGGGGTTAGTAGAGTTAATAACCTCTTGAATGGGTATGCTCAAGGGTTTAGTCCCGGTGCGGTTGGTGGATATGGGCTTAGGATGGATGGTCGGTTTAGTCCGGTTGGTGCTGGGAGAACCGGGTTTGCGAATTTCGGTTCTGGTTATGGGATGAATGTGAACTTTGAGCAAGGGTTGCCCACAGGGTTCACTGGAGGTAATAGTTTTAACGGAAATGTAGACTATGGAAGAGGAATGAGTCCTTACTATATTGGTAACACGAACCGGTTTGGTCCTGGGGGTGGTTATGAAGGAGgcaatggaggaggaggaggagggaacTCGTCTTTCTTCAGTTCGGTTACAAGGAACCTATGGGGAAACAACGGTGGTCTGAACTCAAACTCCAATACATACATGGGAGGAACAACAAGTGGGAACAACACACTAAGCGGTCCATTTGGAAACTCCTGGGGTGCtcctggaggaggaggaggaagcaatGGTGTTAGCAACGAGAGTATGAAGTTTGGTTATGGAGGAAACGGTGAATCTGGTTTTGGATTGGGAACAAGGAACATCGGGCCTAGCAAGGCGGCACCATCATCTTCATTCTCTTCTGCCTCGGTAGCCAATAACACTGGTTATGATGGAGCAGGACTTGCTGAGTTTTATGGGAATGGTGCAGTGTATAGTGATCCCACATGGAGATCATCAGCTCCTGAGACAGAAGGGCCTGGTTCTTTTAGCTATGGgattggaggaggaggaggaggaggaggtccTTCTTCGGATGTTTCAGCTAGAAGTTCATCTCCAGGTTATGTTGGCAGTTACAAGAGGCAATCAAACAGAG GAATTGCtacttag
- the LOC103849048 gene encoding heterogeneous nuclear ribonucleoprotein 1 isoform X1, producing MQSDNGKLFIGGISWDTNEERLKEYFSSFGEVIEAVILKDRTTGRARGFGFVVFADPAVAEIVITEKHSIDGRLVEAKKAVPRDDQNTVRSNSSSIQGSPGGPGARTRKIFVGGLPSSVTESDFKTYFEQFGTPTDVVVMYDHNTQRPRGFGFITYDSEEAVEKVLLKTFHELNGKMVEVKRAVPKELSPSPARSPLGAGYSYGVSRVNNLLNGYAQGFSPGAVGGYGLRMDGRFSPVGAGRTGFANFGSGYGMNVNFEQGLPTGFTGGNSFNGNVDYGRGMSPYYIGNTNRFGPGGGYEGGNGGGGGGNSSFFSSVTRNLWGNNGGLNSNSNTYMGGTTSGNNTLSGPFGNSWGAPGGGGGSNGVSNESMKFGYGGNGESGFGLGTRNIGPSKAAPSSSFSSASVANNTGYDGAGLAEFYGNGAVYSDPTWRSSAPETEGPGSFSYGIGGGGGGGGPSSDVSARSSSPGYVGSYKRQSNRGEPSR from the exons atgcaatCCGACAATGGGAAGCTGTTCATCGGCGGGATATCGTGGGACACCAATGAGGAACGTCTCAAGGAGTATTTCAGCAGCTTTGGGGAAGTGATCGAAGCTGTGATCTTGAAAGACCGTACCACGGGCCGTGCACGTGGCTTCGGCTTTGTAGTCTTTGCTGATCCAGCTGTTGCAGAGATTGTTATAACCGAAAAACATAGTATTGATGGGAGACTG GTGGAAGCGAAGAAGGCTGTTCCTAGAGATGACCAGAACACAGTTAGGAGCAACAGCAGCAGCATCCAAGGATCACCAGGCGGTCCAGGAGCTCGAACAAGGAAGATATTCGTCGGAGGATTACCTTCTTCCGTCACAGAAAGCGATTTCAAGACCTATTTTGAGCAGTTCGGGACACCTACCGACGTGGTTGTTATGTACGACCACAACACACAAAGGCCTAGAGGGTTTGGATTCATAACTTATGACTCCGAGGAGGCCGTTGAGAAAGTACTGCTCAAGACGTTCCATGAGCTTAACGGTAAAATGGTTGAGGTGAAGCGAGCTGTTCCGAAGGAGTTGTCTCCTAGTCCAGCTCGTAGCCCTCTCGGTGCTGGTTACAGCTATGGGGTTAGTAGAGTTAATAACCTCTTGAATGGGTATGCTCAAGGGTTTAGTCCCGGTGCGGTTGGTGGATATGGGCTTAGGATGGATGGTCGGTTTAGTCCGGTTGGTGCTGGGAGAACCGGGTTTGCGAATTTCGGTTCTGGTTATGGGATGAATGTGAACTTTGAGCAAGGGTTGCCCACAGGGTTCACTGGAGGTAATAGTTTTAACGGAAATGTAGACTATGGAAGAGGAATGAGTCCTTACTATATTGGTAACACGAACCGGTTTGGTCCTGGGGGTGGTTATGAAGGAGgcaatggaggaggaggaggagggaacTCGTCTTTCTTCAGTTCGGTTACAAGGAACCTATGGGGAAACAACGGTGGTCTGAACTCAAACTCCAATACATACATGGGAGGAACAACAAGTGGGAACAACACACTAAGCGGTCCATTTGGAAACTCCTGGGGTGCtcctggaggaggaggaggaagcaatGGTGTTAGCAACGAGAGTATGAAGTTTGGTTATGGAGGAAACGGTGAATCTGGTTTTGGATTGGGAACAAGGAACATCGGGCCTAGCAAGGCGGCACCATCATCTTCATTCTCTTCTGCCTCGGTAGCCAATAACACTGGTTATGATGGAGCAGGACTTGCTGAGTTTTATGGGAATGGTGCAGTGTATAGTGATCCCACATGGAGATCATCAGCTCCTGAGACAGAAGGGCCTGGTTCTTTTAGCTATGGgattggaggaggaggaggaggaggaggtccTTCTTCGGATGTTTCAGCTAGAAGTTCATCTCCAGGTTATGTTGGCAGTTACAAGAGGCAATCAAACAGAG GCGAGCCATCACGGTGA
- the LOC103849030 gene encoding 60S ribosomal export protein NMD3 gives MSALTYQDSGMFKVEQTIGSVLCCKCGVPMPPNAANMCVNCLRSQVDITEGLQKSVQIFYCPECGCYLQPPKTWIKAQWESKELLTFCIKRLKNLNKVRLTNAEFVWTEPHSKRIKLKLTVQAEVLNGAGLEQSYLVEYTVRDHLCESCSRFQANPDQWVASVQLRQHVSHRRSFFYLEQLILRNDAASRAVRIKQVHQGVDFFFGNKRHADNFVDFLSKVVPIESRQDKQLVSHDVKSSLYNYKYTYSVKICPICREDLIFLPSKVASGLGSLGPLVVCTRVSDRITLLDPRTLRCAFLDARQYWRSGFRSALTSRQLVKYSVFYVEPPVGEATVGGQKYALSYVHIARESVGKMLTVQTHLGHILKTGDQALGYDIYGANVNDDLHGGLPEVILIKKCYDKERERKKGKPRAFTTKKLPMEMDESRGGRGVDPEKMENEYEEFLRDLEENPELRFNVSLYKNKDYQESDETASMTDGEGAPTVPIEELLAELELSEEEGDDEEYMDE, from the coding sequence ATGTCAGCATTAACGTATCAAGATTCAGGGATGTTCAAGGTTGAGCAAACCATTGGAAGTGTCTTGTGTTGCAAGTGTGGTGTTCCTATGCCACCAAACGCAGCCAACATGTGTGTCAACTGTCTCCGTTCCCAAGTCGACATCACCGAAGGCTTACAGAAGAGTGTCCAAATCTTCTATTGTCCTGAGTGTGGCTGCTACTTGCAGCCACCCAAGACGTGGATCAAAGCTCAATGGGAATCCAAAGAGCTCTTGACTTTCTGCATCAAGAGGCTCAAGAATCTCAACAAAGTCAGGCTCACGAACGCTGAGTTCGTCTGGACTGAGCCTCACTCCAAGAGAATCAAACTCAAGCTCACTGTTCAAGCCGAGGTTCTTAACGGAGCTGGTCTTGAGCAGTCTTATCTCGTTGAGTATACCGTTAGAGACCATCTCTGCGAGTCTTGCTCGAGGTTTCAGGCTAACCCTGATCAGTGGGTTGCTTCGGTTCAGCTTAGGCAGCATGTTTCTCACAGGAGGTCTTTCTTTTATCTCGAACAGTTGATTCTCAGGAACGATGCTGCTTCTCGTGCCGTAAGAATCAAGCAGGTTCATCAAGGGGTTGATTTCTTCTTTGGGAATAAAAGGCATGCTGATAACTTTGTTGACTTTTTGAGTAAAGTTGTTCCCATTGAGTCTCGTCAGGACAAGCAGCTAGTGTCTCACGATGTCAAGAGCAGCTTGTACAACTACAAGTACACTTACTCCGTTAAGATTTGTCCTATCTGCCGTGAGGATCTTATCTTCCTGCCTTCCAAAGTTGCTAGCGGGTTAGGAAGCCTTGGTCCGCTTGTGGTGTGCACGAGAGTTTCTGACAGAATCACGCTGCTTGATCCTAGAACCTTGAGGTGTGCGTTCTTGGACGCCAGACAGTACTGGAGATCCGGGTTTCGATCCGCTCTCAccagcaggcagcttgtgaagTACTCAGTGTTTTATGTGGAACCACCTGTTGGTGAAGCGACTGTCGGAGGGCAAAAGTACGCTCTATCATACGTCCACATCGCACGTGAGTCAGTTGGTAAGATGTTAACTGTCCAAACTCATCTAGGACATATCCTTAAAACAGGAGATCAAGCTTTAGGGTATGATATCTACGGTGCAAATGTTAACGACGATTTGCATGGGGGGCTTCCTGAAGTGATTCTTATCAAGAAATGCTATgacaaggagagagagaggaagaagggGAAGCCACGTGCGTTTACGACCAAGAAGCTTCCGATGGAGATGGACGAGTCAAGAGGAGGACGCGGAGTTGATCCAGAGAAGATGGAGAATGAATATGAAGAGTTTTTGAGGGATCTTGAAGAGAACCCTGAGCTGAGGTTTAACGTATCGTTGTACAAGAACAAGGATTATCAAGAGTCTGATGAGACTGCTTCAATGACGGATGGAGAAGGTGCACCGACTGTGCCGATTGAAGAGTTGCTTGCTGAGCTTGAGCTTAGTGAAGAGGAAGGCGATGATGAAGAGTACATGGATGAGTAA
- the LOC103849020 gene encoding polygalacturonase — protein sequence MGSYLGIYTILVLCLLGYSANAEVFTAGGPPNSDITAAVLKAFTSACQAPAPSQVLIPKGDFKLGETVMTGPCKSPIEFTLQGNVKADGGSTQGKDRWVVFEKINGFKLNGGGTFDGEGNAAWKANNCHKTFECKKLPISVRFDFVDNAEIKDITSLDAKNFHFNVISGKNMTFDNIKIIAPAESPNTDGIHLGRCEGVKILNTKIATGDDCISVGDGMKNLLIEKVVCGPGHGISVGSLGRYGWEQDVTDINVKNCTLEGTDNGLRIKTWPSAACTTTAAGIHFEDIILNKVSNPILIDQEYCPWNQCNKNKPSTIKLVDITFRNIRGTSGNKDAVKLLCSKGHPCENVEIGDINIDYTGPDGPPTFECTNVTPKLVGTQNPKACVGPVVKAPGKE from the exons atgggtTCATATTTGGGAATCTATACAATTTTGGTTCTATGTTTGCTAGGATATTCGGCCAATGCTGAGGTGTTCACTGCTGGTGGTCCTCCAAATTCTGATATTACCGCG GCAGTTCTTAAAGCATTCACATCGGCATGTCAAGCTCCGGCACCAAGCCAGGTGCTGATCCCAAAAGGTGACTTCAAGCTTGGTGAGACCGTGATGACTGGTCCATGCAAATCTCCAATCGAGTTCACCTTGCAAGGCAACGTGAAAGCTGACGGTGGCTCTACCCAGGGAAAGGATAGATGGGTTGTGTTCgaaaaaattaatggttttaAGTTGAACGGAGGTGGAACATTTGACGGTGAAGGCAATGCAGCTTGGAAAGCCAATAACTGCCACAAGACTTTTGAGTGCAAGAAACTTCCCATC AGTGTAAGGTTTGATTTTGTGGATAACGCTGAGATAAAAGACATAACCTCATTAGATGCCAAAAACTTCCACTTCAACGTTATCAGCGGCAAGAACATGACCTTTGATAACATCAAGATCATCGCTCCAGCTGAAAGCCCCAACACTGACGGTATCCATTTGGGAAGATGTGAGGGAGTCAAGATCCTCAACACTAAGATCGCCACAGGAGATGACTGCATCTCCGTGGGAGATGGGATGAAGAATCTCCTCATTGAGAAAGTTGTGTGCGGTCCAGGACACGGAATCAGTGTTGGAAGCCTTGGAAGGTACGGATGGGAGCAAGATGTCACTGACATTAACGTTAAGAACTGTACCCTCGAGGGAACCGACAACGGTCTGAGGATCAAGACATGGCCATCTGCCGCTTGCACCACCACTGCTGCCGGTATTCATTTTGAGGATATCATCCTTAACAAAGTTAGCAACCCAATCCTCATCGACCAGGAGTACTGCCCTTGGAACCAATGCAACAAGAAC AAACCATCAACAATTAAGCTGGTGGACATTACCTTCAGGAATATTAGAGGAACATCAGGGAACAAGGACGCAGTGAAACTATTGTGCAGCAAGGGACATCCATGTGAGAACGTTGAGATTGGAGACATTAACATTGACTACACAGGACCTGACGGTCCACCCACTTTCGAGTGCACAAACGTCACACCTAAGCTTGTGGGAACCCAGAACCCAAAGGCTTGCGTTGGACCTGTGGTCAAGGCTCCTGGCAAAGAGTAA
- the LOC103849069 gene encoding thymidine kinase a has translation MATLDSDISRDVISDQEHHGSGAIHVITGPMFSGKSTSLLRRIKSEINAGRSVAMVKSSKDTRYAKDSVVTHDGIGFPCWTLPDLMSFPHIFGHDAYAKLDVIGVDEAQFFGDLYEFCCKVADDDGKTVIVAGLDGDYLRRGFGAVLDIIPLADSVTKLTARCEVCGQKAFFTLRKTCDTRTELIGGADVYMPVCRKHYVNNNQVVVKASKEVLDSDKARSESCVETVAAMIQT, from the exons ATGGCGACCCTCGACAGTGACATCTCCAGAGATGTTATCTCCGACCAAGAACATCACGGGTCCGGTGCTATTCATGTTATCACAGGTCCTATGTTTTCCGGGAAGTCGACCTCTCTCCTCCGCCGTATCAAGTCGGAGATCAACGCCGGAAG AAGTGTTGCGATGGTGAAGTCGAGTAAAGATACGAGATACGCCAAAGATTCGGTGGTGACGCACGATGGAATCGGATTCCCTTGCTGGACTCTTCCGGATCTTATGTCGTTTCCACACATATTCGGACATGATGCTTATGCCAAG CTTGATGTGATTGGTGTTGACGAGGCACAGTTCTTTGGAGACCTTTATGAGTTTTGCTGCAAAGTCGCTGATGATGATGGCAAAACTGTGATTGTTGCGGGCCTTGATGGTGACTATTTAAG AAGGGGCTTTGGTGCTGTTCTTGACATTATACCTTTGGCTGATTCTGTGACGAAGCTAACTGCTAGGTGTGAGGTTTGTGGACAAAAGGCTTTCTTCACTTTAAGAAAGACTTGTGACACAAGGACCGAGCTGATTGGCGGAGCTGATGTCTATATGCCTGTTTGTCGCAAGCATTACGTTAATAATAATCAAGTTGTCGTCAAAGCTTCAAAGGAAGTCTTGGATTCTGACAAGGCAAGAAGTGAATCTTGTGTAGAGACAGTTGCTGCTATGATACAAACATAA
- the LOC103849078 gene encoding splicing factor ESS-2 homolog: protein MFLSPGHSPRHLSSPSPSSNADDGPRSTPRISSSSSSSEIAPRNARKRMRVLDEDAYVEAIEKIIERDYFPDITKLKDRLDWIQAVKTRDPVQIRDAQLKIIERRGKKANHNGGDTLGKTQTPGSTFLRNFTPLDEFDGKTPRTPREVEVVANDGDGDGDVDVNMSLDEFFRRYTSEDNDSFSKILEKVNKRKKEKYNYLLEGENKDVDLERDRITDGYGTSYQPPSTLEGWKYTAKNLLMYHPADRGEAALTEEERAVRLAGLTKEIAKGNTRFQGKTIDSRPREDGSVEILYTPIAGSSPMQVRDRDKSKRYDLDDLRKTPNPFYVESDKRAGNGYSFVRTPSPAPGLDESPFITWGEIEGTPMRLDPEDTPIDIGGSADGPHYNIPSAPARDVTAHSLSRDASRKLRERSNSMFKKPPLPSPHHRSGSASPNVRTLSPAAQKFYRRAIGKSSSTVDESLRASYRGASPGGVTPKSVRSASRFGKDRLTSGSRSP, encoded by the coding sequence ATGTTTCTATCGCCTGGCCACTCTCCACGTCATCTATCTTCCCCATCGCCGTCTTCTAACGCCGACGATGGTCCCCGATCAACCCCTcgcatctcctcctcctcctcctcctcggaGATCGCGCCTCGGAACGCTAGAAAGCGGATGAGAGTCCTCGACGAGGACGCGTACGTCGAAGCGATCGAGAAGATCATTGAGCGAGACTACTTTCCCGATATAACGAAGCTCAAAGACCGGCTCGATTGGATCCAGGCGGTTAAAACCCGTGACCCGGTTCAGATCCGAGACGCTCAGCTGAAGATCATCGAGAGGCGTGGGAAGAAGGCGAATCATAACGGCGGGGACACGCTGGGTAAGACTCAGACTCCTGGATCGACTTTCTTGAGAAACTTCACTCCTTTAGATGAGTTTGATGGTAAAACCCCTAGAACACCTAGAGAAGTTGAAGTAGTTGCTaatgatggtgatggtgatggaGATGTAGATGTTAACATGTCGTTAGATGAGTTCTTTAGGAGGTACACTAGTGAGGATAACGATAGCTTTTCGAAGATTCTTGAGAAGGTTAAtaagaggaagaaggagaagtATAACTACCTCCTTGAAGGTGAGAATAAGGATGTTGATTTGGAGAGAGACAGGATCACTGATGGTTACGGTACGTCTTATCAGCCGCCGAGTACTTTAGAAGGATGGAAGTATACAGCGAAGAATCTCCTCATGTACCATCCAGCTGACCGCGGCGAGGCGGCGTTAACCGAAGAGGAGAGGGCTGTGAGGTTAGCTGGGTTGACGAAAGAGATTGCGAAAGGGAACACTCGTTTTCAAGGGAAGACGATTGATTCTAGGCCGCGGGAAGATGGGTCTGTTGAGATTCTTTATACTCCTATCGCGGGTTCTTCCCCTATGCAGGTTAGGGATAGAGACAAGTCCAAAAGGTATGATCTTGATGATTTGAGGAAAACGCCGAATCCTTTCTACGTGGAGTCGGATAAGAGGGCGGGTAATGGTTATAGCTTTGTGAGAACGCCGTCTCCTGCTCCTGGTCTTGATGAATCGCCGTTTATAACGTGGGGTGAGATCGAAGGGACGCCGATGCGGTTAGACCCCGAGGATACACCTATTGATATTGGTGGTAGTGCTGATGGGCCTCACTATAATATTCCATCCGCGCCTGCGAGAGATGTGACGGCGCATTCTTTATCGAGGGACGCGTCGAGGAAGCTGAGGGAGAGGTCGAACAGTATGTTTAAGAAGCCTCCGTTGCCGTCCCCTCATCATCGGAGTGGGAGCGCGAGTCCGAATGTTAGGACGCTTTCGCCCGCTGCTCAGAAGTTTTACAGACGGGCGATTGGGAAGTCGTCTTCTACCGTTGATGAGAGCCTTCGTGCGAGTTATCGTGGAGCGAGTCCTGGTGGTGTGACTCCTAAGAGTGTGAGAAGTGCGTCTAGGTTCGGGAAAGATAGGCTTACCTCTGGTTCCAGGTCGCCTTGA
- the LOC103849086 gene encoding protein OBERON 1: MGTSSGSNLPHQMLPPRQQLQTVLSLASSDPPHLSRSSSGIVRESPAESASSQETWPTSKSIMAKKTESGGKSGPDKVSLQDIARERVELVSERMLRLPEGYLEELKNGLKAILDGNGSQPVEEFMFLQKFVQTRSDLNSKTLVRAHRVQLEILVVIKTGIQAFLHPNINLSQTNLIEIFLHKRCRNIACQNELPADDCRCEMCANRKGFCNLCMCVICSKFDFAVNTCRWIGCDVCSHWTHTDCAIRDGEISMGVSAKSVSGMGEMLFKCRACNHTSELLGWVKDVFHHCVPNWDREALMKELDFVRRIFRGSEDTRGRKLFWKCEEIIDKIKGGLAEATAAKLILMFFQEIELDSPKSLENGDSGGMIAPQDACNRIAEVVKETLRKMEIVGEEKTRMYKKARLGLEECEREMEEKAKEVAELKMERQKKKQQIEEVERIVRLKQAEAEMFQLKANEAKMEAERLERIVKAKKEKTEEEYASNYLKQRLSEAEAEKEYLFQKLKEQESGGNGGGEASQSVMYSKIREMLSGYNAPSPRVDPRSNQRNHFGSNP, encoded by the exons ATGGGAACATCATCTGGATCCAACCTTCCTCACCAAATGCTACCACCACGCCAACAGCTCCAAACCGTTCTCTCCCTCGCATCTTCCGATCCACCTCACTTGTCACGGTCCAGCTCCGGCATCGTCCGTGAATCTCCAGCCGAGAGCGCCAGCTCTCAAGAGACCTGGCCAACCTCAAAGTCCATCATGGCAAAGAAGACAGAGAGCGGAGGAAAGTCAGGTCCTGATAAAGTCTCACTACAGGACATAGCTAGAGAGAGAGTGGAGTTAGTCTCCGAGAGAATGCTCCGCTTACCAGAAGGCTACCTCGAGGAGTTAAAGAACGGTCTCAAAGCTATCCTCGACGGAAACGGTTCTCAGCCCGTTGAGGAGTTCATGTTTCTGCAGAAGTTCGTTCAGACACGTTCGGATTTGAACTCGAAGACGCTTGTGAGAGCTCACAGAGTTCAGCTAGAGATCCTCGTGGTTATAAAGACTGGTATTCAAGCCTTCCTCCACCCGAACATCAACCTCTCCCAAACCAACCTCATCGAGATCTTCTTGCACAAACGATGCAGAAACATCGCTTGCCAAAACGAGCTCCCGGCCGACGACTGTCGCTGCGAGATGTGCGCCAACAGGAAAGGCTTCTGCAACCTCTGCATGTGTGTGATCTGCAGCAAGTTCGACTTTGCTGTCAACACGTGCCGCTGGATAGGCTGCGACGTGTGTTCTCATTGGACTCATACGGACTGTGCGATTAGAGACGGAGAGATCTCGATGGGAGTTTCGGCTAAGAGTGTGTCTGGAATGGGAGAGATGCTGTTCAAGTGTCGAGCTTGCAACCATACCTCTGAGCTGCTCGGTTGGGTTAAAGATGTGTTTCATCACTGTGTGCCGAACTGGGACAGGGAGGCCTTGATGAAGGAGCTTGATTTTGTGCGTAGGATATTCCGTGGGAGTGAAGATACGAGAGGTAGGAAACTGTTTTGGAAGTGTGAGGAGATTATTGATAAGATTAAAGGTGGATTAGCAGAAGCAACAGCTGCTAAATTGATACTTATGTTCTTCCAAG AAATTGAATTGGACTCTCCAAAGAGCCTTGAAAACGGAGACAGTGGAGGGATGATAGCACCACAAGACGCATGCAACCGCATTGCTGAAGTTGTGAAGGAGACACTGAGGAAAATGGAGATAGTGGGGGAGGAGAAGACAAGGATGTACAAGAAAGCGAGGTTGGGGCTCGAGGAATGCGAGAGAGAGATGGAGGAGAAGGCAAAAGAAGTAGCGGAGCTGAAGATGGAGAGGCAGAAGAAGAAACAACAGATTGAGGAAGTAGAGAGGATAGTGAGGCTGAAACAAGCGGAGGCAGAGATGTTTCAGTTGAAAGCCAACGAGGCGAAAATGGAAGCGGAGAGGCTGGAGAGGATTGTGAAGGCGAAGAAGGAGAAGACTGAGGAGGAGTATGCGAGTAACTACCTGAAACAGAGGCTGAGCGAGGCCGAGGCAGAGAAAGAGTATCTGTTTCAGAAGTTGAAAGAGCAAGAAAGTGGTGGTAATGGTGGTGGTGAGGCCTCACAGTCTGTGATGTACTCAAAGATCAGAGAGATGCTGAGTGGGTACAATGCACCGTCGCCAAGAGTTGATCCAAGATCAAACCAGAGAAACCATTTCGGATCCAATCCTTGA